Part of the Verrucomicrobiota bacterium genome, GAAATCTTTCAGCCAACTGTTGTAGCTCAATACCCGGTAGATTACACGCCGCGCCGTGCGCACGACCTGGCAAGGGATCAACAGGATCGCCTGGAGAAAGCGCCGGAACTCCATCCGCACCAGTTCCAGTCCCCGTTGGCGGTTGGGCGTCAGCAGCCCATACCAACTCTTGAGATTCCAGGCC contains:
- a CDS encoding IS1380 family transposase, which produces AWNLKSWYGLLTPNRQRGLELVRMEFRRFLQAILLIPCQVVRTARRVIYRVLSYNSWLKDFFATWERLQKLVRVE